In Halosegnis marinus, one genomic interval encodes:
- a CDS encoding MBL fold metallo-hydrolase, giving the protein MRVTFLGTGSAMPTGDRNQTGLLLDAGDDTLLVDCGSGVLGALAGTVTGYEAVDTVLLTHHHLDHVSDLLALLKARWLAGEEHLTVVGPEGTESLLDGLLGVHEYLQGRVDLSVREVAAGSFSVAGFDVEAAETVHSMDCLAYRFSHADADGDFCFSGDSEATEPVAALADGAAVLAHDCSFPDEVDVSNHPTPRALGEVLAGRDIGELYLTHLYPHTDGKHVEMTESIRANFEGDVRVADDGLTVEV; this is encoded by the coding sequence ATGCGCGTCACCTTCCTCGGCACCGGGAGCGCGATGCCGACGGGCGACCGGAACCAGACGGGCCTCCTGCTCGACGCGGGCGACGACACCCTGCTCGTGGACTGCGGGAGCGGCGTGCTCGGCGCCCTCGCCGGGACCGTCACGGGCTACGAGGCCGTCGATACGGTCCTTCTCACACACCACCACCTCGACCACGTCTCCGACCTCCTCGCCCTGCTGAAGGCTCGCTGGCTCGCGGGCGAGGAGCACCTGACCGTCGTCGGTCCCGAGGGCACCGAGTCGCTGCTCGACGGCCTGCTCGGCGTCCACGAGTACCTGCAGGGGCGCGTGGACCTCTCGGTCCGGGAGGTCGCGGCGGGGTCGTTCTCCGTCGCCGGCTTCGACGTCGAGGCCGCGGAGACGGTCCACTCCATGGACTGTCTCGCCTACCGGTTCTCCCACGCCGACGCCGACGGCGACTTCTGCTTCTCGGGCGACTCGGAGGCCACCGAACCCGTCGCGGCTCTCGCCGACGGCGCGGCCGTCCTCGCACACGACTGTTCGTTCCCCGACGAGGTGGACGTGTCGAACCACCCGACGCCGCGCGCGCTCGGCGAGGTGCTCGCCGGGCGCGACATCGGAGAACTGTACCTGACGCACCTCTACCCGCACACGGACGGCAAGCACGTCGAGATGACGGAGAGCATCCGCGCGAACTTCGAGGGGGACGTGCGCGTCGCGGACGACGGGCTGACGGTCGAGGTTTAA